In a single window of the Raphanus sativus cultivar WK10039 chromosome 9, ASM80110v3, whole genome shotgun sequence genome:
- the LOC108828037 gene encoding uncharacterized protein LOC108828037: MRGLKRAAVSESFSEPNQSPFKNAKPVEGSKNVSSLDKQRAELARKHVTALNNQFVSWVQIQLKNHPDELWEDGMNDYISHASTILEKFKDVVNWLKENKGKGENASPESRGPEKKLVADVKNSDVISVSNNSLFTSNNQPGLFSTNQSSSFATSQQSGSFSSQPGVFSSSPFGLASNSQTGSLSSGQFGLASNSQTGSLGSGQFGLASNSQTGSFSSGQFGLASNSQTGSFSSGQFGLAKSSPPSLFSSSQAGGISNSQPSFSFSNNQNPFSSGVTPVSIPAKRESPDDAEAEDEPPQPSSPSVKKTEEKGVTVVHEVKCKLYVKSNDPTDKGAWKDKGTGNLYIKCKEGVDKGTKESKPTILVRNDVGKLLLNALLYTGIKTSAQKNALVAIFHSSEDSNENVTPRTFLIRTKTAEARDKLATAIQEYAPSS, encoded by the exons ATGAGGGGACTCAAACGCGCCGCTGTTTCCGAATCTTTTTCCGAACCCAACCAATCTCCC TTTAAGAACGCAAAACCAGTGGAAGGATCCAAGAATGTGTCATCATTGGATAAACAGAGGGCTGAGCTAGCTAGGAAGCATGTGACAGCTCTTAATAACCAATTTGTAAG TTGGGTGCAAATACAGCTGAAGAACCATCCTGATGAACTTTGGGAAGATGGTATGAATGATTACATTAGCCATGCTTCCACCATTCTG GAAAAATTTAAAGATGTTGTCAACTGGCTAAAAGAAAATAAGGGAAAGGGGGAGAATGCATCCCCTGAATCTCGTGGACCAGAGAAGAAACTAGTGGCTGATGTCAAGAATAGCGACGTTATATCAGTTTCAAATAACAGCTTGTTTACTTCAAACAATCAACCTGGGCTCTTCTCAACCAATCAATCTTCCAGTTTTGCTACTAGTCAACAGTCTGGTTCGTTTTCAAGCCAGCCTGGAGTATTCTCCAGCAGTCCATTTGGTTTAGCATCAAATAGCCAAACAGGATCTCTTAGCAGTGGCCAGTTTGGCTTAGCATCCAATAGCCAAACCGGATCTTTAGGCAGTGGCCAGTTTGGCTTAGCATCCAATAGCCAAACCGGATCTTTTAGCAGTGGCCAGTTTGGTTTAGCATCCAATAGCCAGACTGGATCTTTTAGCAGTGGTCAGTTTGGTTTAGCCAAGAGCAGCCCACCTAGCCTGTTTTCCAGCAGTCAAGCAGGAGGAATCTCCAATAGTCAACCTTCTTTCTCATTTTCTAATAACCAGAACCCTTTTTCATCTGGAG TTACTCCAGTTTCCATACCGGCAAAGCGAGAATCTCCAGATGATGCAGAGGCTG AAGATGAACCACCTCAACCGAGCAGCCCGTCTGTCAAAAAGACCGAAGAGAAGGGTGTTACTGTGGTTCATGAAGTTAAATGCAAGCTTTATGTCAAG TCAAATGACCCAACAGATAAAGGTGCATGGAAAGATAAAGGAACAGGAAATCTCTACATAAAATGCAAAGAAGGGGTCGACAAGGGGACAAAAGAATCTAAACCCACAATTCTTGTCAGAAATGAT GTGGGGAAACTTCTTCTGAATGCTTTACTGTACACTGGAATCAAGACTAGCGCACAGAAGAACGCACTTGTTGCAATATTCCATTCATCG GAGGATTCCAACGAGAATGTAACACCTAGAACCTTTCTGATAAGGACAAAGACAGCCGAGGCTAGGGATAAGTTAGCAACAGCCATACAAGAATACGCACCTTCTTCATGA
- the LOC108828036 gene encoding uncharacterized protein LOC108828036, with translation MGSDKHSARLLNTLKMERVRTILTHTYPYPHEHSRHAIIAVFLGCLFFISSDNMHTLIEKFSVKWWLMYGCLLGFFYFFSSPFIGKTIRPNYSNFSRWYIAWILVAALYHLPNFQSMGLDLRMNLSLFLTIYISSIVFLVVFHIIFLALWYVGLVSRVAGRRPEILTILQNCTVLSMACCIFYSHCGNRAILRDKSLGRQHSSLFSFWKREHRNNTWIAQFIRMNELKDQVCSSWFAPVGSANDYPLLSKWFIYGEIACNGSCPDSSSEISPIYSLWATFIGLYIANYVVERSTGWALTHPLSVEKCEKLKKEQMKPNFLDMVPWYSGTSADLFKTVFDLLVSVTVFVGRFDMRMLQAAMTKSCDGTKREELLYDHLANKDDFWFDFMADTGDGGNSSYAVAKLLAQPNLDVVVDDEYRPLPRGNVLLIGGDLAYPNPSEFTYEKRLFCPFEYALQPPHWYKNDSIAVDKPELPEGVKDLKDYDGPQCFLIPGNHDWFDGLNTFMRYICHKSWLGGWFMPQKKSYFALQLPEGWWVFGLDLALHGDIDVDQFKFFSELAKEKVKEDDAVIIITHEPSWLLDWYWSSDTGKNVRHLICDVLKHRCKLRMAGDLHHYMRHSCTQSDGPAHVQHLLVNGCGGAFLHPTHVFSKFSKFYGASYVSEAAYPSFHDSSKIALGNILKFRKKNWQFDIIGGIIYFILVFSLFPQCKLAHILRGDSFSGHLESFLGTVWSAFIYVMEQSYVSFTGVLVLLISAIIFVPSKLSRKRRVMIGVLHVAAHLMAALILMLMLELGIEICVQHNLLANSGYHTLYQWYKSVESEHFPDPTGLRARIEQWTFGLYPACIKYLMSAFDVPEVMAVTRANICKEGMESLSRSGAVIYYASVFLYFWVFSTPVVSLVFGSYLYICINWLHIHFDEAFSSLRIANYKSFTRFHIKKNKDIEVFTLAVDKVPKDWNVDKDWDAEPKQSAVMSHKRKFPSKWCASSAQQDPVATVKVVDHFVIHKSQKQTGEC, from the exons ATGGGCTCTGACAAGCACTCTGCTCGTTTATTGAATACCCTCAAAATGGAGAGGGTCAGGACGATTCTAACCCACACTTACCCTTACCCGCATGAGCATTCACGTCATGCTATCATCGCTGTGTTTCTCGGTTGCCTATTCTTTATTTCCTCGGATAACATGCACACCCTCATTGAAAAGTTTTCTGTCAAGTGGTGGTTAATGTATGGCTGCTTGCTCGGATTCTTCTActtcttttcttctccattTATTGGCAAGACTATCAGACCAAATTATTCAAACTTCAGCCGATG gTACATTGCCTGGATTTTAGTTGCAGCTTTGTATCATCTTCCTAATTTTCAGTCAATGGGTTTGGATTTGAGGATGAATTTGTCCTTGTTTTTGACGATTTACATATCATCAATAGTCTTCCTTGTTGTCTTCCACATCATTTTTCTTGCCCTTTGGTACGTTGGTCTTGTTTCTCGCGTGGCTGGAAGACGCCCAGAGATCTTAACCATTCTTCAAAACTGCACC GTTCTTAGCATGGCTTGCTGTATCTTTTACAGCCATTGTGGTAACCGAGCTATTCTTAGGGATAAATCTCTTGGAAGACAGCATTCTAGCTTGTTTTCGTTCTGGAAAAGAGAACATAGGAACAATACCTGGATTGCACAATTCATTCGTATGAATGAACTGAAAGACCAAGTGTGCTCGTCATGGTTTGCTCCGGTTGGATCCGCAAATGATTATCCACTGTTGTCCAAATGGTTCATTTACGGGGAG ATTGCGTGTAATGGATCATGTCCTGATTCATCTAGCGAAATTTCTCCCATATACTCGTTGTGGGCCACATTTATTGGTCTTTACATTGCCAATTATGTAGTGGAGAGATCAACAGG GTGGGCTCTGACACACCCTCTTTCAGTCGAAAAATGTgagaagctgaagaaggagcAAATGAAACCAAATTTCTTAGATATGGTTCCTTGGTATTCAGG aaCATCGGCTGATTTGTTTAAAACAGTGTTTGACCTCCTCGTATCAGTGACGGTATTTGTTGGCCGCTTTGACATGCGGATGCTGCAG GCTGCAATGACCAAATCTTGTGATGGAACCAAGAGGGAAGAACTTTTGTATGACCACCTTGCTAACAAGGAcgatttttggtttgatttcaTGGCGGATACTGGTGATGGTGGGAATTCATCATATGCTGTTGCGAAACTTCTTGCTCAGCCTAATCTCGACGTCGTAGTGGATGACGAATATCGACCTTTACCTCGGGGTAATGTACTGCTTATCGGAGGAGATCTTGC ATACCCCAACCCATCAGAGTTTACATATGAAAAGCGTCTCTTTTGTCCTTTTGAGTATGCGCTCCAGCCTCCCCATTGGTATAAAAATGACTCTATTGCTGTTGACAAGCCTGAATTACCTGAGGGAGTGAAAGATCTAAAGGATTATGATGGTCCTCAATGTTTTCTCATCCCAGGAAACCATG ACTGGTTTGACGGACTTAATACATTTATGAGGTACATATGCCATAAGAGTTGGTTAGGCGGCTGGTTTATGCCCCAGAAGAAAAGCTATTTTGCCCTGCAGCTACCTGAGGGGTGGTGGGTGTTTGGTTTGGATCTTGCACTTCATGGTGATATTGATGTCGAccagtttaaatttttttctgaattGGCCAAGGAGAAG GTTAAGGAGGATGATGCAGTGATCATTATCACGCATGAACCCAGCTGGCTTCTTGATTGGTACTGGAGCAGCGATACAGGGAAGAACGTGAGGCATCTGATCTGCGATGTTTTGAAACACAGATGTAAACTTAGAATGGCAGGGGATTTGCATCATTATATGCGACATTCATGTACTCAATCAGATGGACCTGCCCATGTCCAACATCTTCTTGTAAATGGCTGTGGAGGAGCTTTTCTTCATCCCACCCATGTGTTCAGCAAATTTTCTAAGTTCTATGGGGCTTCGTATGTAAGCGAGGCTGCCTACCCTTCTTTTCATGATTCAAGCAAG ATTGCTTTGGGAAATATTTTGAAGTTCCGGAAAAAGAACTGGCAGTTTGATATCATTGGTGGCATCATATACTTTATCTTGGTTTTTTCATTGTTCCCTCAG TGTAAGCTAGCCCACATCCTACGAGGTGATTCGTTTTCTGGTCACCTGGAGAGTTTCTTAGGCACAGTTTGGAGCGCATTTATTTATGTGATGGAACAATCTTACGTGTCTTTTACGGGTGTACTGGTTTTGCTGATCTCTGCAATCATATTTGTGCCTTCAAAATTATCTCGGAAGAGAAGGGTGATGATTGGAGTTCTTCATGTTGCTGCTCACCTGATGGCAGCTCTGATTCTCATGTTGATGCTAGAACTAGGCATAGAAATCTGTGTTCAACACAACCTCCTTGCAAATTCTG GGTATCATACATTGTATCAGTGGTACAAATCAGTGGAAAGCGAGCATTTCCCGGACCCTACTGGCCTTCGAGCACGTATCGAACAATGGACGTTTGGCCTTTATCCCGCATGCATCAAGTATCTTATGTCAGCATTTGATGTTCCCGAG GTGATGGCGGTTACCCGGGCCAACATTTGCAAAGAAGGAATGGAATCACTCTCGAGAAGCGGAGCTGTTATTTATTATGCTTCTGTCTTCCTTTACTTCTGGGTCTTTTCAACACCTGTGGTGTCTTTGGTGTTTGGAAGCTACTTGTATATCTGCATCAACTGGCTACACATTCACTTCGATGAAGCTTTCTCTTCCCTCCGTATTGCCAACTACAAATCTTTCACCCGTTTCCACATCAAAAAGAATAAAGACATTGAAGTATTTACTCTTGCCGTTGATAAG GTGCCAAAAGACTGGAACGTGGACAAAGATTGGGACGCAGAGCCGAAACAGAGTGCGGTGATGAGCCATAAGAGAAAGTTTCCAAGTAAATGGTGTGCGTCATCAGCGCAACAAGACCCTGTTGCTACCGTGAAAGTAGTGGATCATTTCGTTATTCATAAATCACAGAAGCAAACCGGAGAGTGTTAG
- the LOC108823361 gene encoding SPX domain-containing membrane protein At4g11810, which translates to MVAFGKKLKERSIEEWQEYYINYKLMKKKVKQYGRQIEVGSLDRRHVLKDFSRMLDHQIEKISLFMLEQQGLLSSRLQKLRECHDALQDEPDISQISNLREAYRSVGQDLLQLLVFIDTNAIGIRKILKKFDKRFGYRFTNYYVKTRADHPYSQLQQVFKHVGLGAVVGAISRNLHELQNNQGSFLSIYDQPVIPLQDPVVDSIKNAVDRLTRSTNFLNFMAQHALIMQDEDLMILHEDQADQEEGRYHFMSLLLNLANTFLYMVNTYIIVPTADDYSMSLGAAATVCGVVIGAMAVAQLFSSVYFSAWSNKSYFQPLIFSSIVLFVGNLVYALAYDFNSLALLLIGRLFCGFGSARAVNRRYISDCVPLKIRMQASAGFVSASALGMACGPALAGLLQTNFKIYSLTFNQDTLPGWVMAVAWLMYLVWLAISFVEPARDPEEDPTSQESNSAGQDENMEKGLTEQLLLAQEETEHDDEDDCDGSEESAEDSRKPANSFVAAYKLLTPSVKVQLLIYFMLKYAMEILLSESSVVTTYYFGWSMSSVSIFLFCLGLTVLPVNLVVGSYISNMFEDRQILLGSEIMVCVGILLSFHVVIPYSVPQYVISGFIMFVSAEVLEGVNLSLLSRVMSSRLSRGTYNGGLLSTEAGTIARVIADATITVAGFLGQSMLLNVTLLPSLTICVASIVATCYTFNSLY; encoded by the exons ATGGTCGCATTTGGGAAGAAGCTCAAGGAAAGAAGCATTGAAGAATGGCAAGA ATATTACATCAATTACaaattgatgaagaagaaagtgaaGCAATATGGTCGACAAATCGAAGTAGGAAGTCTAGATCGTCGCCATGTTCTTAAAGATTTCTCAAGGATGTTGGATCATCAg ATAGAGAAAATCTCTCTTTTCATGTTGGAGCAGCAAGGTTTGCTTTCAAGTAGGTTGCAGAAACTAAGGGAATGTCATGATGCACTCCAAGATGAGCCTGACATATCTCAGATATCTAATCTAAGAGAGGCTTATAGATCCGTGGGACAAGATCTTCTCCAGCTTCTGGTTTTCATCGATACGAATGCTATTGGTATCCGTAAGATACTGAAGAAATTCGATAAAAGATTTGGCTACAGATTCACAAACTATTATGTGAAGACCCGTGCTGATCATCCTTACTCTCAACTCCAGCAAGTGTTTAAACATGTG GGTCTTGGAGCTGTTGTTGGAGCCATATCTCGTAACCTTCATGAGCTTCAAAACAATCAAGGAAGCTTCTTATCGATTTATGATCAGCCTGTTATTCCTCTTCAG GATCCTGTGGTGGATTCGATCAAGAATGCAGTGGACAGGCTAACACGTTCAACAAACTTCCTTAATTTCATGGCTCAACATGCTCTAATCATGCAAGACGAAGACCTAATGATTCTTCATGAAGATCAAGCGGATCAAGAAGAAGGGAGATATCACTTCATGTCTCTCTTGTTAAACTTGGCAAACACGTTTCTATACATGGTCAATACATATATCATTGTTCCTACAGCAGATGATTACTCCATGAGCCTTGGAGCAGCAGCAACGGTTTGTGGAGTTGTGATTGGTGCAATGGCTGTAGCTCAGCTCTTCTCTTCGGTTTACTTCAGCGCCTGGTCCAACAAATCATACTTTCAACCACTTATTTTCAGCAGCATTGTTCTCTTTGTTGGAAACCTAGTATATGCTTTGGCCTATGACTTCAACTCATTAGCTCTTCTCTTGATTGGCCGGCTATTCTGTGG atTTGGTTCAGCAAGAGCAGTGAACCGGAGATATATAAGCGATTGTGTGCCTTTGAAAATCAGGATGCAAGCTTCAGCTGGTTTTGTTAGTGCAAGTGCTTTAGGAATGGCGTGTGGTCCTGCTCTTGCTGGTTTGTTGCAAACCAATTTCAAGATCTACAGCCTTACCTTTAACCAGGATACATTACCCGGTTGGGTTATGGCTGTTGCTTGGCTTATGTACTTAGTCTGGTTAGCTATCTCGTTTGTGGAGCCAGCACGTGACCCTGAAGAGGATCCTACTTCACAAGAGTCTAACTCTG CTGGTCAAGATGAAAACATGGAGAAAGGTCTTACAGAACAGCTTTTGCTTGCAcaagaagaaacagaacatgatgatgaagatgactGCGATGGAAGTGAAGAATCTGCTGAAGATTCACGTAAACCTGCTAACTCCTTCGTAGCTGCGTACAAACTACTTACTCCTTCAGTAAAG gtACAATTGTTGATATACTTCATGCTTAAGTACGCAATGGAGATTCTTCTATCAGAATCAAGTGTGGTTACCACATACTACTTTGGTTGGTCCATGAGTTCTGTCTCCATCTTCTTGTTCTGTCTCGGTCTAACCGTTTTACCGGTTAACCTCGTTGTTGGAAGCTACATCAGCAACATGTTTGAAGACCG GCAAATTCTGTTGGGGTCAGAGATTATGGTTTGTGTTGGAATACTTCTCAGCTTCCATGTAGTAATCCCTTACAGTGTGCCTCAATACGTTATCTCAGGATTCATCATGTTTGTTTCTGCTGAAGTTCTTGAAG GTGTGAACTTATCGTTACTATCGAGGGTGATGTCATCCAGGCTGTCGCGTGGGACATACAATGGAGGGTTATTGTCGACGGAGGCTGGCACGATTGCACGTGTGATCGCTGATGCGACGATCACCGTTGCTGGGTTCTTGGGGCAAAGTATGCTTTTGAATGTTACACTGCTTCCTTCTCTTACTATATGTGTTGCGTCTATTGTAGCTACTTGTTATACTTTCAACTCCCTGTATTAG
- the LOC108823362 gene encoding hydroxymethylglutaryl-CoA synthase, with translation MAENVGILAMDIYFPPTCVQQEALEAHDGASKGKYTIGLGQDCLAFCTELEDVISMSFNAVTSLLEKYKIDPKQIGRLEVGSETVIDKSKSIKTFLMQLFEKCGNTDVEGVDSTNACYGGTAALLNCVNWVESNSWDGRYGLVICTDSAVYAEGPARPTGGAAAIAMLIGPNAPIVFESKLRGSHMAHVYDFYKPNLASEYPVVDGKLSQTCYLMALDSCYKHLCNKFEKLEGKEFSINDADYFVFHSPYNKLVQKSFARLLYNDFLRNASSIDEAAKEKFTPYSSLSLDESYQSRDLEKVSQQVAKSFYDAKVQPTTLVPKQVGNMYTASLYAAFASLIHNKHSDLAGKRVVMFSYGSGSTATMFSLRLCENQSPFSLSNIASVMDVGGKLEARHEYAPEKFVETMKLMEHRYGAKEFVTSKEGIIDLLAPGTYYLKEVDSLYRRFYGKKGDDGSIANGH, from the exons ATGGCGGAGAACGTTGGGATTCTGGCTATGGACATCTATTTTCCTCCTACCTGTGTTCAACAG gAAGCTTTGGAAGCTCATGATGGAGCAAGCAAAGGCAAATACACCATTGGTCTTGGCCAAGATTGTCTAGCTTTCTGCACTGAGCTTGAAGATGTCATCTCAATGAg TTTCAATGCGGTGACATCTCTTCTAGAAAAGTACAAGATCGACCCAAAGCAAATTGGGCGTCTTGAAGTAGGAAGTGAGACTGTCATTGACAAAAGCAAGTCCATCAAAACCTTCTTGATGCAACTCTTTGAG AAATGTGGAAACACTGATGTGGAAGGTGTTGACTCGACCAACGCTTGTTATGGTGGAACTGCAGCTTTGCTAAACTGTGTCAATTGGGTTGAGAGTAACTCCTGGGATGGACGCTATGGCCTTGTCATCTGTACTGACAGTGCG GTTTATGCAGAAGGACCTGCAAGACCCACTGGAGGAGCAGCAGCGATTGCTATGTTGATAGGACCTAATGCTCCTATCGTCTTCGAAAGCAAACTGAGAGGAAGCCACATGGCTCATGTCTATGACTTTTACAAACCAAATCTTGCTAGCGAGTACCCT gTTGTTGATGGTAAGCTTTCACAGACTTGCTACCTTATGGCACTTGACTCCTGCTATAAACATTTATGCAACAA GTTTGAGAAACTCGAAGGCAAAGAGTTCTCCATCAATGATGCTGACTACTTTGTGTTCCATTCTCCATACAACAAA CTTGTACAGAAAAGCTTTGCTCGTCTCTTGTACAACGACTTCTTGAGAAACGCAAG TTCCATTGACGAGGCTGCCAAAGAGAAGTTCACTCCTTACTCGTCTTTGTCACTCGACGAGAGTTACCAAAGCCGtgatcttgaaaag GTGTCACAACAAGTTGCCAAAAGTTTCTATGATGCTAAAGTGCAACCAACGACTTTAGTACCAAAACAAGTGGGTAACATGTACACTGCTTCTCTCTACGCAGCTTTTGCTTCTCTCATCCACAACAAACACAGCGACTTG GCGGGAAAGAGGGTGGTTATGTTCTCATATGGAAGTGGTTCAACCGCAACAATGTTTTCATTGCGTCTCTGCGAAAACCAGTCTCCTTTCAGCCTCTCAAACATTGCATCTGTAATGGACGTAGGCGGTAAACTGGAGGCTAGACATGAG tATGCACCTGAGAAGTTTGTGGAGACAATGAAGCTGATGGAACATAGGTACGGAGCAAAGGAGTTTGTGACGAGCAAAGAAGGTATCATAGACCTTTTGGCTCCGGGAACTTATTATCTGAAAGAGGTTGATTCATTGTACCGGAGATTCTATGGCAAGAAAGGAGACGATGGATCCATAGCCAATGGACACTGA